ATATCATATTTATCTAGGTGGGCACTTATGTGGGAATGGATAATATGTTCCAACAATTTACAACATACGCTAGTTAATGATACTGGCCTATAGTTGGCCGGATCATGCCTTGAACCTTTCTTATAAATAGGCACTACTTTTGCATGTTTCCACACTGAAGGTAATTTCGCTGTGTTTAttgaatattgaaaaatatttgtgagtgGCCGAGCAAGAAAATGcgaaaaagtttttaatgtaattcCTTTTATGTTGTCAGGACCCCCAGCCTTGCCAACTTTTACACCATTGAAAAGTTTAAGTACACCAATTTCAGTTATTTCTATGGGATTAGTGTCTTTAAAACGAGGTGAAGCTGTTGCAGGTAAGTAATCATTTTTATCCAAAGTAAAAACAGATTGAAATTGTTGGTTCAGTGCATTAGCTTTTTCAATTGGTGTTTTAGCCACCATATCACCCCCTCTAAGTTCAGGAATGATTCCACCATTATTTGAGCGACTGTCTcgcaaatatctaaaaaaaggTTTGGTTTCACCCTCCTATAAAGGAACAAATAACTTGTCAGATAGATACTGAGCCTTtctcttttttataattttttttattttgttttctaagtTTTTCATATTCACTGATGTATGTTTGCAACCCGGTCTGCTTCATTTTGTTGTATATATTACGCTGTTTTTTTAATAGTCTTTCAGTTTGCCTATCCATCCATGGTGGTTGAGAGGATTGTTTTTGTATCTTAGAAGGCACACATTCAGTGATAACATTTTCCATAGCATGTTCAAAAAGTGACCAGAGGACCTCTATGTTATCATTTTGAGCTATTTTCTTATCAATGTCCTCACTTAAAGCAGACAAGATAACTTCTGCCTTTGTCAGGTCGGCTTTTTTATAGAATTATATCTTTCTCTCAGTCCTCTCATCATCTTTTACATTTAAGTGTGTCTCTATGTCAATGATGTAATGGTCACTTAGTAATGGTTTATGAACAATGATAGATTTAATGCAATGTACATTACTGAATACTCCATCAAGGATATTTCCTTTTACATAGGTAGCTTCATGTATATGCTTGGTTAAGTTTAGGTCTGCAACACTGTCTAGTAATGCTTGTGGTACATCCCCAGTTGGTACAGTATACTCTGCCCAGTTAATAGATGGCATGTTTAAATCTCCACAAACAATGAGGCGGGTTTTTCTAGAATTAGCTATACCAGTCACCAATTCTAAAAGGTCCGGAATCAGGTGTGGATCATTACTCGAAGGAGGTCTATAGAACACGAGAATTAGCAATTTGCTATTTACTATCTTTAGTTCAACTAAAAGTGCTTCTGTTTCTGGAAGCTGCATTGGAATCTCAGTTGcttcaatatttttgtttacagCAATAGCAACTCCCCCTCCGTGACAATTTTGATCTTTCCTAAAGATTTGAAAACCACTTGGTGTAAATTCTCCAGAAGCAATACTACAATCTAACATAGTTTCTGAGAGGCATAACACTTGTGCCCCAGATGTTTTAACCTCCCATTCAAGCAAATTCACTTTGTTTCTCAAGGATCGTATGTTTGTGTATGATATATTGATATTAGCGCTCAAAggtattttacttttgtttccTAGCTTTTTTGTGTAGGTCTACTGACAACTGCTCCCCTCTTTATCATCACATCTTCACCATTTTCTCTCCTTTCTTTTAACTCTTGTCTTAAAAAATACTGTTTCTCCCTTTCTCGTTTGGTGAGATCAGGATTTACAAATATAGCGGCAAAAATGCCGTCATTCTGCAGTGCAGCTCTAGCCTTACCAACAGTCTCCCACTTTTCTCTCTCAGACCCAAGTTTAACAAGCAGTGGTCTATCAGACCCGCTTCCTAACCTAATAGTCTTTCCTATGTTTATAGATCTATCAATCTTATGGATCAACCTTTCAACCAGGCTTTCATCTCCATCTTTTACCCCAGAAATCACGATATTGCACTTTCTCTTTTCTCGCTCACTAATCTCTTGAGCAATGAGATCAATATCAACTACTGCTGGTGCTGGAGGATAAAATACAGGCATGTTGTCATGTTTTTTGACAAGTTTTCAATACTCTTCTTAATTTCTCCAAGCTGCTTTTCAACAGAAGTCAACCTATTTTCAACAATAACCATCTGATCGAAGAGTTTTTTAGACCCTATTTCACATATTCGACAGTACCAATGAACCCCTAATTTCTGGCCATCCTCAGATTCTAAAAACTTAACCAATGCTTCACTAGCCTCTGCACAAGGAGATTTAGCATGATACCAAAATTTACACAAGCTGCATTGAATACCAGACTGAGTTTCCTTTGCAGTCTTTTTACAACTTCCACACTGGTCACTCATTATGAGATTAAATATCAAAATCAAAAACAGAAGCAAACaacaaaatgaacaaacaaGATCACAATTGTGAAGACCGCAAGTACAAACAAAGTGGCTCTGAGTACAAGCACACAAAACGAAAACCAAAAACTGAAGATTATATTACATAGAAAATTTCCAGTCCCACACACAAAACCCAAAG
The sequence above is drawn from the Watersipora subatra chromosome 5, tzWatSuba1.1, whole genome shotgun sequence genome and encodes:
- the LOC137397375 gene encoding uncharacterized protein is translated as MLDCSIASGEFTPSGFQIFRKDQNCHGGGVAIAVNKNIEATEIPMQLPETEALLVELKIVNSKLLILVFYRPPSSNDPHLIPDLLELVTGIANSRKTRLIVCGDLNMPSINWAEYTVPTGDVPQALLDSVADLNLTKHIHEATYVKGNILDGVFSNVHCIKSIIVHKPLLSDHYIIDIETHLNVKDDERTERKI